The sequence below is a genomic window from Flavobacterium sediminilitoris.
ACATCAAAAATTTCTACTTTCTTTTCTAAAGAAAGTTTTGATGAAATATTTATTTTTCCTGTATTTGTAGGGTTTGGATAAATAGTTAAACCCTCAATAGTTAGCTCTTGAGTTCTGGTTGTGCTATTTTTTGAATCCTGAGAATAAGTATTCACAGAAAATAGAAAAGCACCGAAAAGAATAATATAAAAGTATTTTTTTATCACTGACGTAAGTATTTAAGTGTAAATATAATGAATTTTTTAATTACAATAACAATGCCAAATGAAAAAATCCCTCAACTGAGGGATTTTTAACTTTTTATATAGATTTTATTATAATCCTGTAGTCCAACCTTGTG
It includes:
- a CDS encoding T9SS type A sorting domain-containing protein, which codes for MIKKYFYIILFGAFLFSVNTYSQDSKNSTTRTQELTIEGLTIYPNPTNTGKINISSKLSLEKKVEIFDVLGKKVFETITTTKEINISTLNPGVYIVKIREAEASATRKLIIN